TGGCGAAGCCTGGTAGGGTGGATGGGCGAGACCCGGTCGCGGGAAATTCCCTATCCGATCTTTCATCGTGTCGCCACCAAAGATCTCATCGAGCACTTTGCCTGTGCAGCAGACTACTGGAACCCGTTGTGGCGCGATGAGAAATACGCGATCAATACGCGTTGGGGTGGAGTCATCGCACCCCCGTTCTATTACGAATGCATCTCGCACTCCGGACCTCGGGCGTACTTTCTGAAAGTGGCGCCGGACGTGGGAGTCCTCACTCACCTATATGTCATGACCTACCGGGAGTTCTTCCAGCCGATTCGCTTGAACGACTCCTTCAAGGTATTCATTGGTGCCCCGAAACTCGAGGACGTGACGAGAGAGGACGGCGAGTCCGAACGCGTATTCAAGGTCTCCGACACACTGCTGTTCGAGAACCAGCGAGGCGAGTTGACGAGTACGTTCTACCGCAGCGGGTTTACGCACATTCTACCCCCGGGTTCGAAACACTTTCTTGATGAGAGGCTCAGGTTTACCGAGGAATTGGCCTACTCGAAGGAAGATCTGGCGGCAGTTTACGCGGTCGAAGATGCCGAGGAGATCCGCGGCGCGAGGATCCGGTATTGGGAAGACGTCTCGGCCGGCGATGAACTGAATCCGATTGTCAAGGGTCCACTGACCCCGTGGGATGCGGTGATCGACATCCAAGCGATGGGTGTGGCGAACCTTCCTGTCAGGGAATGCCGCAAGCAAACGCCGGGGCGAATGGTGGTCGACCCCGTGACCAACATCCCCCACAAAAGCGCCGAATCTCACATGGTGCGGCAAATCGCGGAGCTTCAGCCCTTCGACCTTGCCCATTACTCGACGTCGTTGCAGCCAATCAGCGTGGAAAACTTCCTAGGCCGCCTGGTAACGAACTGGATGGGCGACGACGGCTTCCTCAGAAAGATTCGCTGGCAGCGATTCTGCAATGTCTGCATGGGCGACACCATTTTTGGCCGGGGCGAGGTCGCGCGGACCTATGTCGAAAACGGCGAGTACCTGGTCGACATCTACGTTCGCATCGAGACGATCCGGGGCTACGTGTCCACAGTAGGCCTGGTGACGGTCAGCCTGCTTTCCCGGGACAAAATATTCACTCGGAACGAGCCTCCGGTTTTTGTGCCCGCCAGCATGGCGGACGGAAAGATGTACGGCACTGAGGCCGACTCCTATCCGCGCGCACCGGCGTCGAAGTTCAAGGCGGGTGACAGAATCCGCATCAAGGACCGGCCGGATTGGCCGATGCCTGGCGAGTACAAGCTGGCGGGCAAGACGGCCACGGTCTACGACTACTTCGTCGACCCTGAGGGCTATGTGGTGGCTCAACTCGACGATGAGGTAACCGGAATCGACACTCGCGTGCCGCTTGGCTTCAAGATGGATCTGGTCGAGAAAATCTGAGGAGAAATACTGTGGCAGTGAAAGGTGTCTATTCAAAAGCCGAAGAGAGAATGATCGCGGAGTTCGAAAAGAAATCCGCTGAGTTGACGGGTTGGGTGGGAGAAATGCCTTCGGCAGAGTTCGCCTTCCCAGGACATCGTGTGGCATCAAAGGAATTGATCCACCACATGGCGACCGCGGCGGATTTCAAGAACCCGCTCTATCGCGACGAGCAATATGCGAGAAATACCCGCTGGGGCGGTATCATCGCTCCGCCGTTTTACTATCACGCCATTTTGCACGGTGGGCGAATCTGCTTCCTGACAATGCCCCCGGAAGACGGAATTGTCCGCAGTGAGCGCGTGCTGATGATCCAGCAAGGCGATTTCTATCAGCCCATCCGCCCTGGTGACTCGTTCAAGATCTGGCTCGGCCCCACGAAGATCATTGACGTCACGAAGTCGGGCGAGAATTCATTGCGCCAGTTCAAACTCGTCCGTGTGGTCAGCTACATTAATCAGCGCGATGAGGTCGTTTGCTCGAATACAGACACTCACTTCTATACGCTGTATCCGCCGAAAAAGGAGGCGGGCGCCTACATGCACTTCGTGATGGAGAAGAATGAGGGCGAGAAGGGCGACGACAAGCCGATGTCCTACACGAAGGAGCTAAGCTATACGAAAGAGGAGATCGAGACGATCGATCGCCTTTACGCACATGAGCAGCGTCGAGGCGGCGAAATCCGCTATTGGGAGGATGTGCAGGTCGGTGAGGAGCTTCCTTCCATCGTCATGGGTCCGCTCACAGCATGGGACACGGTTGTCGCGATGCAGGGCTTCGGTGCGGGCTCCGTCACGATGAACGATTTGCGCACCATTGGCGCTGATACTGTCCTTGTGGATCCTCGCACCAACATTCCGCACCAGGATATCGAGCTCCATCTGCTGGACAACATGGCGCAACTCGTCAGTTCCTATTCCACCACCTTGCTGGGGCCGCCGATCCTCCATTTCTTCTCGCGCCTGGTCACCAACTGGGCCGGTGACGACGGCTTCGTGAGAAGGCTGACCTGGACCAAGCTGGCCAACACTCCGATGGGAGACACGATTTTTGGCCGTGGTCGCGTCACGCGGAAGTATGTTGAGAACGGCGAATACCTCGTCGATGTCGATGTGTGGATGGAATCCAATCGCGGCTTCATCAGCAATGTCGGGCCTGCAACGGTCAGCCTTTTTTCCAGGGAAAAGATCTTCTCGAAGAACGAGCCGCCGAAGTTCAAGGCGGCGGCGTTGACTGGCCCGTATGAGTACGATTCCGGTTCTCACGGTCAAAACGTTGAGGCCCAGTTGCTGGCGGGCGACAGGATCAGGATCATGGATCGCCCGGGTTGGCCGATGCCCGGGGGCTACAAGCTCGCGAACCGTACAGGCACCATCTATCAGGTCGTCGATTCACCGGAGGGCTACGTGCTCGTCCAGCTGGATGAAGACGTAACTGGAATCGACACGCGAGTGCCTCTCGGTTTCCGGACCGAAGCACTGGAGAAGATCTGAGACGCGGATCTCGATGCGAGAGAGCTACCCTGGATGTACGGGTAGCTCTCGTGAAGGCCAGCTAAATCGGTAATTCGAGCCGTTGACGCGGTGACTGCAGCCGAGCGGTCACCGCGTCATGTATTTGGGCCAAGGTGCTGCATTTGTGATGAAGGATACAGGGGCAGAAAAATGAGCAGGGTTACGATTCATCGTGTCGAGGTCACCTTTGGTGACTGCGATCCGGCGGGAATAGTGTTCTTTCCCAATTTCTCGCGCTGGATGGACCAGGCCTCGCTTGCGTTTTTTCGCGCGTGCGGCGTACCACCCTGGCGTGAGCTCGAGGCGGAGCGAGGCATCGTCGGGACACCGCTGCTGGAGATTCAAACGCGGTTCCTGCTGCCCGCCACGTATGGAGAGGAGCTGGAGATTCACACCGAACTTGACGAGTGGAACGAGCGCACGTTCCGGCAATGTCACGTGGTCAAGCGGGGCAGCGACATCATTTGTGAAGGAATGGAACTTCGTGCCTTCTGCGTGAGGCGTGCCGATATCCCGGGTCGATTGCGCACGATTCCGATCCCGGCGGACATTCTGGCTCTGTGCTCCTGAGCTTTGGAGCCTGTGATGACAATACCGTCCAGCGCGCTAGAGCTTCCTGCACCGCAGCGACAACGCGTGTTCATCGGCCTCATACTGGCCATGATCCTCGCTGCGCTCGACCAGAGTATCGTTGCGACCGCACTGCCAGTGATTGCTGCGGATCTTGACGGACTGAGCCATCTGACTTGGGTCGTTACGGCGTTCATGCTGACGTCGACCGTGAGTGCGCCCCTGTACGGAAAGTTCTCCGATATGTACGGACGAAAGCCGTTGTTCGTGCTGAGCATTGGGATCTTTCTGCTGGCATCCGCGCTGTGCGGCATGGCTGGCTCGATGGGTGCCCTGATCGTCTGTCGCGCTCTGCAGGGGCTCGGAGCGGGGGGACTGATTACCTTGTCGCAGACGGTGATCGGTAGCATCGTTTCACCGCGCGACAGAGGACGCTACCAGGGCCTGTTCACGGGAACGTTTGCAGTCTGCAGTGCAGTGGGCCCGGTGCTCGGTGGCTTGATCACGGAGCATGCGTCGTGGCGCTGGAATTTCTATATCAATCTGCCGGTCGGCGCGTGTTCGCTTTGGCTCGTGATGCGGTACTTACCGAACGCGTCTAAGAGGAGTTCTCATTCAATTGACTACGCGGGTACGGCGTTGATCTGCTTTGGCTCGACCG
This is a stretch of genomic DNA from Paraburkholderia sp. HP33-1. It encodes these proteins:
- a CDS encoding FAS1-like dehydratase domain-containing protein, which produces MAVRGVYTAAEERMMKAWEEDWRSLVGWMGETRSREIPYPIFHRVATKDLIEHFACAADYWNPLWRDEKYAINTRWGGVIAPPFYYECISHSGPRAYFLKVAPDVGVLTHLYVMTYREFFQPIRLNDSFKVFIGAPKLEDVTREDGESERVFKVSDTLLFENQRGELTSTFYRSGFTHILPPGSKHFLDERLRFTEELAYSKEDLAAVYAVEDAEEIRGARIRYWEDVSAGDELNPIVKGPLTPWDAVIDIQAMGVANLPVRECRKQTPGRMVVDPVTNIPHKSAESHMVRQIAELQPFDLAHYSTSLQPISVENFLGRLVTNWMGDDGFLRKIRWQRFCNVCMGDTIFGRGEVARTYVENGEYLVDIYVRIETIRGYVSTVGLVTVSLLSRDKIFTRNEPPVFVPASMADGKMYGTEADSYPRAPASKFKAGDRIRIKDRPDWPMPGEYKLAGKTATVYDYFVDPEGYVVAQLDDEVTGIDTRVPLGFKMDLVEKI
- a CDS encoding acyl-CoA thioesterase, yielding MSRVTIHRVEVTFGDCDPAGIVFFPNFSRWMDQASLAFFRACGVPPWRELEAERGIVGTPLLEIQTRFLLPATYGEELEIHTELDEWNERTFRQCHVVKRGSDIICEGMELRAFCVRRADIPGRLRTIPIPADILALCS
- a CDS encoding FAS1-like dehydratase domain-containing protein yields the protein MAVKGVYSKAEERMIAEFEKKSAELTGWVGEMPSAEFAFPGHRVASKELIHHMATAADFKNPLYRDEQYARNTRWGGIIAPPFYYHAILHGGRICFLTMPPEDGIVRSERVLMIQQGDFYQPIRPGDSFKIWLGPTKIIDVTKSGENSLRQFKLVRVVSYINQRDEVVCSNTDTHFYTLYPPKKEAGAYMHFVMEKNEGEKGDDKPMSYTKELSYTKEEIETIDRLYAHEQRRGGEIRYWEDVQVGEELPSIVMGPLTAWDTVVAMQGFGAGSVTMNDLRTIGADTVLVDPRTNIPHQDIELHLLDNMAQLVSSYSTTLLGPPILHFFSRLVTNWAGDDGFVRRLTWTKLANTPMGDTIFGRGRVTRKYVENGEYLVDVDVWMESNRGFISNVGPATVSLFSREKIFSKNEPPKFKAAALTGPYEYDSGSHGQNVEAQLLAGDRIRIMDRPGWPMPGGYKLANRTGTIYQVVDSPEGYVLVQLDEDVTGIDTRVPLGFRTEALEKI